One stretch of Musicola paradisiaca NCPPB 2511 DNA includes these proteins:
- a CDS encoding amino acid ABC transporter permease — MDFTIIRDNVGYLMWGTFPDGPLGGAALTLALSLMAGTASALLGTLLGVALAMSRGWPGAALAAVLGFFRAIPVIMLIFWTYFLLPMLFGVDIPEITTVVCALALIASAYLAHGVKAGIAAIGRGQWQAGLSLGFGRWRVLRYIVLPQALRMMVPSFINQWISLIKDTSLAYIVGVGELTFLATQVNNRSMVYPMEVFLFVALVYFLLCLTLDLAANAVSRRFHHRLRQSRQSTAPVQPAPQGG; from the coding sequence ATGGATTTCACCATTATCCGCGATAACGTTGGCTATCTGATGTGGGGCACTTTCCCCGATGGGCCGTTAGGCGGTGCGGCGTTGACGTTGGCGCTTAGCCTGATGGCCGGTACGGCGTCGGCGCTGTTGGGAACCCTGCTGGGCGTTGCGCTGGCGATGAGCCGAGGCTGGCCCGGCGCGGCGCTGGCGGCGGTACTGGGATTTTTTCGCGCTATTCCAGTCATCATGCTGATTTTCTGGACGTATTTCCTGTTGCCGATGCTATTTGGCGTGGATATCCCGGAAATAACCACGGTAGTTTGCGCGCTGGCGCTGATCGCGTCTGCTTATCTGGCGCATGGCGTCAAAGCCGGCATTGCGGCAATAGGTCGCGGCCAGTGGCAGGCGGGGTTGTCGCTGGGGTTTGGTCGCTGGCGGGTTTTGCGTTATATCGTCCTGCCGCAAGCGCTGCGCATGATGGTGCCTTCCTTTATCAATCAGTGGATTTCGCTGATCAAGGATACGTCGCTGGCGTACATCGTAGGTGTGGGTGAACTGACGTTTCTGGCGACGCAGGTCAACAATCGCAGCATGGTGTATCCGATGGAGGTGTTTCTGTTTGTCGCGCTGGTTTACTTCCTGCTTTGTCTGACGCTCGATCTGGCGGCCAACGCCGTCAGCCGCCGCTTTCACCATCGCCTTCGGCAGAGTCGGCAGTCGACGGCGCCTGTTCAACCGGCCCCGCAGGGCGGTTGA
- a CDS encoding DUF4810 domain-containing protein → MLFNKKTALLLATTLLAGCASAPKTIYSWGNYQTTLYQYYQQDKSSPEEQIASLQKSVEVAKSQNKPVPPGLHAQLGLLYAKTGHGVDARQQFETEKSLFPESAPFMDFLLSKNKGK, encoded by the coding sequence ATGTTATTCAATAAAAAGACAGCGCTGTTATTGGCCACAACTTTACTGGCTGGGTGTGCTTCAGCGCCCAAGACCATTTATAGCTGGGGTAATTACCAGACTACACTTTATCAATATTATCAGCAGGATAAAAGCAGCCCTGAAGAGCAGATTGCTTCTTTGCAGAAGTCAGTAGAGGTTGCCAAATCGCAGAACAAACCCGTGCCCCCAGGATTACATGCTCAATTGGGTCTGCTGTATGCAAAAACAGGCCACGGTGTGGATGCTCGTCAGCAGTTCGAGACGGAAAAATCATTATTCCCCGAATCCGCCCCTTTCATGGACTTTCTGTTGAGCAAGAATAAAGGAAAATAA
- the aegA gene encoding formate-dependent uric acid utilization protein AegA, translated as MNQFVIANTKDCMGCRACEIACVISHNQGVYPESKEHFKPRIRVFHQAERHTAVTCRHCEDAPCASVCPTQALVRKNESIQLIQEKCIGCKTCVLACPFGAISVETQQGTATAHKCDLCADRAEGQACVAACPTQALQLVSERSLEEQRREKQRRSALSAGPGIQRPLPTLTDITRHPHPLEKRKNWPRLDAEKKPLTERISTFNEIYRGFTPVQTEDQASRCMRCGNHAVCEWTCPLHNNIPELLKLAREGKIMEAVELSHQTSSLPEICGRVCPQDRLCEGACTLGKNYGAVTVGNIERYITDTALKMGWKPDLSQVKSTGKRAAIVGAGPAGLACADVLARHGVQAVVFDRHPEIGGLLTFGIPAFKLDKSLLIQRRALFSAMGIEFRLNTEVGQDISMAQLLDEFDAVFLGVGTYRSMKAGIDNEDSPGVYDALPFLIANTKQVMGLPELEHEPYISMAGKRVVVLGGGDTAMDCLRTSVRQGAASVTCAYRRDEANMPGSKKEVKNSREEGAEFLFNVQPQKVCLNENGEVCGISLIRTELGEPDAGGRRRPRPIPGSEFIQPADAIITAFGFQTHSMPWLQEAQIGLDKWGHITIPAPGSNGKLACQTSHPRVFAGGDAVRGADLVVTAIVDGRKAALGMIQVMGIEEHAGAPAGINAVAGATQL; from the coding sequence ATGAATCAGTTTGTTATCGCAAATACAAAGGATTGTATGGGCTGCAGAGCCTGCGAGATCGCCTGCGTTATTTCCCATAACCAGGGGGTTTACCCGGAAAGTAAAGAGCACTTCAAACCCCGCATCAGGGTGTTCCACCAGGCCGAACGTCACACCGCCGTGACCTGCCGCCATTGTGAAGATGCGCCGTGCGCCAGTGTTTGCCCAACTCAGGCGCTGGTTAGAAAAAACGAGAGTATTCAACTTATTCAGGAAAAGTGCATCGGTTGCAAAACCTGTGTACTGGCTTGTCCGTTTGGCGCGATCAGCGTTGAAACCCAGCAAGGTACGGCCACCGCGCACAAATGCGATCTGTGTGCTGACCGCGCTGAAGGCCAGGCGTGCGTAGCAGCCTGCCCGACTCAGGCTCTCCAGCTAGTCAGTGAGCGTTCACTAGAAGAACAACGCAGGGAAAAACAGCGCCGCAGCGCATTGAGCGCCGGGCCGGGGATACAACGGCCACTGCCGACCCTGACAGACATAACCCGTCATCCGCACCCGTTGGAAAAACGTAAAAACTGGCCAAGACTGGATGCGGAGAAAAAGCCGCTTACCGAGCGCATTTCCACTTTTAATGAGATTTATCGGGGCTTTACCCCCGTCCAGACGGAAGATCAGGCCAGCCGCTGCATGCGCTGCGGCAATCACGCCGTTTGCGAATGGACCTGCCCTCTGCACAACAATATTCCAGAGCTATTGAAGCTAGCGCGGGAAGGAAAAATCATGGAGGCGGTGGAGCTTTCCCATCAAACCAGCAGCTTGCCGGAAATCTGCGGTCGGGTTTGCCCGCAAGACAGGCTATGCGAAGGCGCCTGTACGCTAGGTAAAAACTATGGCGCGGTTACGGTGGGCAACATCGAGCGCTACATTACCGATACCGCGCTGAAAATGGGCTGGAAGCCCGACCTTAGCCAGGTCAAATCGACCGGGAAACGCGCCGCCATCGTCGGCGCAGGGCCTGCCGGCCTGGCCTGTGCCGATGTGCTGGCGCGCCATGGCGTTCAGGCGGTAGTGTTCGATCGTCATCCGGAAATCGGCGGATTGCTGACCTTCGGTATTCCGGCATTCAAGCTGGATAAATCCCTGTTGATTCAACGCCGGGCGCTTTTTTCGGCCATGGGCATCGAATTCCGCCTGAATACCGAAGTCGGACAAGACATCAGCATGGCGCAATTGCTTGATGAGTTTGATGCCGTCTTTCTGGGCGTAGGTACCTATCGTTCGATGAAAGCCGGTATCGATAATGAGGACTCTCCCGGCGTTTACGACGCACTGCCCTTTCTGATCGCCAACACCAAACAGGTGATGGGATTGCCGGAACTGGAACACGAACCTTACATATCCATGGCGGGTAAACGAGTCGTGGTTCTGGGCGGCGGCGATACCGCCATGGACTGCCTGCGCACGTCGGTTCGGCAGGGGGCGGCTTCCGTGACCTGCGCCTACCGCCGTGATGAAGCCAACATGCCGGGTTCGAAAAAAGAGGTAAAAAATTCTCGTGAAGAAGGCGCTGAATTTCTGTTCAACGTGCAACCACAAAAAGTCTGCCTGAATGAAAACGGCGAAGTGTGCGGCATCAGCCTGATCCGAACCGAACTGGGTGAGCCGGATGCCGGCGGCCGACGGCGGCCGCGCCCGATCCCCGGCTCCGAGTTCATCCAGCCGGCGGATGCCATCATTACCGCCTTTGGTTTCCAGACGCACAGCATGCCTTGGCTGCAGGAAGCGCAGATCGGTTTAGATAAATGGGGCCATATCACCATTCCGGCACCGGGCAGCAATGGCAAACTGGCTTGCCAGACCAGCCACCCGCGCGTCTTCGCCGGCGGCGATGCCGTGCGCGGCGCCGACCTGGTGGTGACAGCCATCGTCGACGGCCGTAAAGCGGCGCTGGGCATGATTCAGGTGATGGGGATAGAAGAGCACGCCGGGGCACCCGCCGGCATAAACGCCGTTGCGGGAGCGACACAGTTATGA
- a CDS encoding DUF799 domain-containing protein, whose translation MNRFLALISLMGVLVLTGCAKPQPYDYTAFKQSKPRTILVLPPLNHSPDVKAGTSFLSQVTYPLAESGYYVLPVAVTDETFKQNGLTTAQDIQAVSVAKLHQIFGADAALYLDITDYGSKYMVINSETRVTANARLVDLRNGKELWKGSATASSSEQQSNSNGGVIGLLVQAAVTQIADTIADKGHDIAGITSVRLLTAGGSSSLLYGPRSPMYGKEAK comes from the coding sequence ATGAACCGTTTTTTAGCATTAATCAGTTTGATGGGTGTGCTGGTTCTTACTGGTTGTGCCAAGCCGCAACCCTATGATTATACTGCGTTCAAGCAGAGCAAACCGAGAACGATTCTGGTATTGCCACCACTGAACCACTCTCCGGATGTGAAAGCAGGGACCAGCTTCCTTAGTCAAGTGACGTACCCGTTAGCTGAATCAGGATACTACGTGCTGCCTGTTGCGGTAACGGACGAGACTTTTAAACAGAATGGTTTGACAACAGCTCAGGATATTCAGGCAGTTAGCGTAGCGAAGCTGCACCAGATTTTCGGAGCGGATGCGGCTCTGTATCTTGATATCACTGACTATGGTTCAAAATACATGGTCATAAATAGTGAAACTCGTGTTACTGCTAATGCGCGCTTGGTTGATTTGCGTAATGGCAAGGAGTTATGGAAAGGCAGTGCGACTGCTTCCAGTAGCGAACAGCAGTCGAATTCTAACGGAGGCGTTATCGGCTTGCTAGTTCAGGCGGCAGTTACACAGATTGCCGATACTATTGCTGATAAAGGCCACGATATTGCGGGTATTACCAGTGTACGTCTGTTGACGGCTGGTGGTTCTTCTTCCCTGTTATATGGTCCACGTTCACCGATGTACGGGAAAGAAGCTAAGTAA
- a CDS encoding 4'-phosphopantetheinyl transferase family protein, which yields MTCHFVRWTSTEALPDLQRLSDDLILSTHSFSVKRRERYLKSRALLAEMMFYFFGYPVLPPLMISPNGRPCFVDPHLPDFSLGYAGNTIAILLSEEGKVGMDVEIVRFRSQQTPPEPLQPLSHAEKAWIDAQLDPLEAATQLCTIRQSVLKIPGFRNGPESLKLHPASGRLRARHIPDVEVISDVDDYLAWACAHTPRLSRLVLWNYTSAYGMRKSGEIVHQQHQSRRYMRLISHSAEKVSPQYVI from the coding sequence ATGACCTGCCATTTCGTCAGGTGGACAAGCACGGAAGCGCTACCCGATCTGCAGCGGTTATCGGATGACCTTATACTATCCACGCACAGCTTTTCAGTGAAACGCCGGGAACGTTATCTGAAAAGCCGCGCGCTGCTAGCAGAAATGATGTTCTATTTTTTTGGCTATCCGGTTCTCCCACCTTTAATGATTTCCCCTAATGGAAGACCTTGTTTTGTTGATCCCCACCTGCCCGATTTCAGTCTGGGCTATGCCGGCAATACCATTGCGATCCTGCTCAGCGAGGAAGGGAAAGTCGGGATGGATGTGGAGATAGTCCGCTTTCGTTCCCAGCAAACGCCGCCCGAACCGCTGCAACCCTTATCGCATGCGGAGAAAGCCTGGATCGATGCTCAATTAGATCCGCTAGAGGCCGCGACACAACTGTGCACGATCCGCCAGTCGGTGTTGAAAATCCCCGGTTTTCGCAACGGCCCAGAATCACTGAAACTTCATCCGGCTTCTGGTCGGCTGCGCGCCAGGCATATTCCGGACGTGGAAGTCATCAGCGATGTCGATGACTACCTGGCCTGGGCTTGCGCCCACACGCCCAGACTCAGCCGTCTGGTGTTGTGGAACTACACCTCGGCCTACGGTATGCGGAAATCGGGAGAGATTGTCCATCAGCAGCATCAGTCCAGACGCTACATGCGGCTTATCAGCCATTCGGCGGAGAAAGTCTCGCCGCAGTACGTGATCTGA
- the arnC gene encoding undecaprenyl-phosphate 4-deoxy-4-formamido-L-arabinose transferase, translating to MQNEAINKVSVVIPVFNEQDSLPELIRRTTAACEQLHRDYEILLVDDGSSDNSAQMLTDAAQTPGSHVVAVILNRNYGQHSAIMAGFSHVSGDVIITLDADLQNPPEEIPRLVDTAEQGYDVVGTIRENRQDSWFRKTASRMINHLIQRTTGKAMNDYGCMLRAYRRHIVEAMLHCHERSTFIPILANTFARRTTEILVRHSEREFGDSKYSFMKLINLMYDLVTCLTTTPLRLLSVVGSVIAIAGFALAVVLVALRLFFGAAWAADGVFTLFAVLFSFIGAQFVGMGLLGEYIGRIYNDVRARPRYFIQRIVGNDPRFSKQDNEE from the coding sequence ATGCAGAATGAAGCTATCAACAAAGTGTCGGTGGTGATCCCGGTTTTCAACGAACAGGATAGTCTGCCGGAGCTGATTCGGCGTACAACGGCAGCGTGCGAGCAGTTGCACCGGGATTATGAAATTCTGCTGGTGGACGACGGCAGCAGCGATAATTCCGCCCAGATGCTGACGGATGCGGCGCAAACACCGGGCAGCCATGTCGTGGCGGTGATCCTGAACCGCAACTACGGCCAACACTCGGCGATCATGGCGGGGTTCAGCCATGTATCCGGCGATGTGATCATTACGCTGGACGCCGATCTGCAAAATCCGCCGGAAGAGATCCCCCGGCTGGTGGATACCGCCGAGCAGGGTTACGACGTGGTCGGCACGATTCGGGAAAACCGTCAGGACAGCTGGTTTCGCAAAACCGCATCCCGCATGATCAACCACTTGATCCAGCGCACCACCGGCAAGGCCATGAACGATTACGGCTGCATGTTGCGTGCTTACCGCCGGCATATCGTGGAAGCGATGCTGCACTGCCATGAACGCAGCACCTTTATCCCGATTCTGGCCAACACCTTTGCCCGCCGTACCACGGAAATTCTGGTGCGTCACTCCGAACGTGAGTTCGGCGATTCCAAATACAGCTTTATGAAGCTGATCAATCTGATGTATGACCTGGTGACGTGCCTGACCACCACGCCGTTGCGGTTGTTGAGCGTGGTCGGCAGTGTGATCGCCATCGCCGGTTTCGCGCTGGCGGTGGTTCTGGTTGCGCTGCGGCTGTTTTTCGGCGCCGCCTGGGCGGCGGACGGCGTGTTTACGCTGTTTGCCGTACTGTTTTCTTTTATCGGCGCCCAGTTTGTCGGCATGGGGTTGCTGGGGGAGTACATCGGCCGTATTTACAACGATGTTCGCGCGCGTCCCCGTTACTTTATTCAACGTATTGTTGGCAATGATCCACGATTCTCTAAACAGGATAATGAAGAATGA
- the arnB gene encoding UDP-4-amino-4-deoxy-L-arabinose aminotransferase, with protein sequence MADFLPFSRPALGEEELVAVGQVLRSGWITTGPKNQELEQQFAVLTGAKQAIAVSSATGGMHVTLMALGIGAGDEVITPSLTWVSTLNMIVLLGAEPVMVDVDRDTLMVTPEAIEAAITPRTKAIIPVHYAGAPVDIDAIHDIGRRHGIPVIDDAAHAAGTYYRGRHVGGSGTAIFSFHAIKNMTCAEGGMVVTDDDALASRIRSLKFHGLGVDAFDRMVQGRAPQAEVISPGFKYNLPDISAAIALVQLQKLAANNARREALAQRYLQKLAALPYQPLALPDWPHQHAWHLFIIRVDEARCGISRDGLMQALKERDIGTGLHFRAAHTQKYYRERFPNPHLPNTDWNSARICSLPLFPDMHDDDVDRVVAALTELAGK encoded by the coding sequence ATGGCTGATTTTCTACCTTTCTCACGCCCCGCGTTAGGTGAGGAAGAACTTGTCGCGGTCGGGCAGGTTCTTCGTTCCGGATGGATTACCACTGGCCCCAAAAATCAGGAACTGGAGCAACAGTTTGCCGTTCTGACTGGGGCTAAACAGGCCATTGCGGTCAGTTCGGCAACCGGGGGGATGCACGTTACCTTAATGGCGCTGGGGATTGGCGCTGGCGATGAGGTGATCACGCCCTCGCTGACGTGGGTCTCGACGTTGAACATGATCGTACTTCTGGGCGCTGAGCCGGTCATGGTGGATGTGGACAGAGATACGCTGATGGTGACGCCGGAAGCGATTGAAGCCGCCATTACGCCGCGCACCAAAGCGATTATTCCGGTGCATTATGCCGGCGCGCCTGTCGATATCGACGCCATTCACGACATCGGCCGCCGTCATGGCATCCCGGTGATTGACGATGCCGCCCACGCCGCCGGCACCTACTATCGCGGTCGCCACGTTGGCGGCAGCGGTACGGCGATTTTCTCTTTCCACGCCATCAAGAACATGACCTGCGCCGAAGGGGGAATGGTCGTTACTGACGATGACGCGCTGGCCAGCCGGATTCGTAGCCTTAAATTTCATGGGTTGGGCGTAGATGCGTTCGATCGTATGGTGCAAGGCCGCGCGCCGCAGGCGGAAGTGATTTCACCCGGGTTCAAGTACAACCTGCCGGACATCAGCGCCGCCATCGCGTTGGTACAACTGCAAAAACTGGCGGCCAACAATGCTCGCCGCGAAGCGCTGGCGCAGCGTTATCTGCAAAAGCTGGCGGCGCTGCCCTATCAACCGCTGGCGTTGCCTGACTGGCCGCACCAGCATGCATGGCACCTGTTCATCATCCGCGTGGATGAAGCGCGTTGCGGCATCAGCCGCGACGGGTTGATGCAGGCGCTGAAAGAACGCGATATCGGCACGGGTTTGCATTTCCGCGCGGCCCACACTCAAAAATATTACCGTGAGCGCTTCCCGAATCCGCATCTGCCCAACACGGACTGGAACTCGGCGCGTATCTGTTCGCTGCCGCTGTTCCCGGACATGCACGATGACGATGTTGACCGCGTAGTCGCGGCACTGACGGAGTTGGCGGGAAAATAA
- a CDS encoding 4Fe-4S dicluster domain-containing protein, which yields MNQFVIADSSKCIGCRTCEIACAVAHAGRDQRVLSKTAFFPRLKVIKSANVSMPVLCHQCENAPCASVCPHDALIRHRDSIQVIQSRWIGCKSCVIACPFGAIDVVSTHSQSENGTTQTGSEVHKCDLCVDVADSPSCVRVCPTSALTLVTQQELHQKIAAKQQQSAWSQADIRLS from the coding sequence ATGAATCAGTTTGTTATCGCCGACTCGTCAAAATGTATCGGTTGCCGCACTTGTGAGATCGCCTGCGCCGTCGCGCATGCCGGCCGGGATCAGCGCGTATTGAGTAAAACCGCGTTTTTCCCTCGTCTGAAGGTCATCAAAAGCGCCAACGTCAGCATGCCCGTACTGTGCCACCAGTGTGAAAATGCGCCCTGCGCCAGCGTGTGCCCGCATGATGCGCTCATTCGGCATCGGGATAGCATTCAGGTGATCCAATCCCGGTGGATTGGTTGCAAAAGCTGCGTCATTGCCTGTCCGTTTGGCGCCATTGATGTGGTGAGTACACACTCACAATCAGAAAATGGCACAACACAAACCGGGAGCGAGGTGCATAAATGCGACCTGTGCGTCGATGTCGCAGACTCGCCGTCCTGCGTCAGGGTATGCCCGACATCAGCATTAACGCTGGTTACGCAGCAGGAATTGCACCAGAAGATCGCCGCGAAGCAACAACAATCCGCCTGGAGTCAGGCGGATATTCGGCTGAGCTGA
- a CDS encoding CsgG/HfaB family protein, which translates to MNKKVVFCSMVIAATLLGGCATESSRTVETPKVASYSTPYQGVRSPISVGKFENRSNYMNGIFSDGVDRLGNQAKTILVSHLQQTGRFNVLDRTNMDELKTEAGIKGQTQTLKGANYVVTGDVTEFGRKEVGDHQLWGILGRGKSQIAYAKTTLNIVNVQTSEVVYSVQGAGEYALSNREIVGFGGTASYDSTLNGKVLDLAIREAVNNLVAGIESGAWRPSN; encoded by the coding sequence ATGAATAAAAAGGTCGTTTTTTGTTCTATGGTCATTGCCGCCACCCTGTTGGGCGGATGTGCCACAGAATCTTCACGTACCGTGGAAACTCCTAAAGTTGCGTCCTACAGCACGCCTTATCAAGGCGTCCGCAGCCCCATTTCGGTAGGGAAATTTGAAAATCGCTCCAACTATATGAATGGTATTTTCTCTGATGGTGTAGACCGTTTGGGAAATCAAGCAAAAACCATTCTTGTTAGCCACTTACAGCAAACTGGCCGCTTTAATGTGTTGGATCGCACCAACATGGACGAGTTGAAAACAGAAGCAGGTATTAAAGGTCAGACTCAGACCTTAAAAGGCGCAAATTACGTTGTGACAGGGGATGTAACTGAGTTTGGTCGTAAGGAAGTTGGCGATCATCAACTGTGGGGCATTCTTGGCAGAGGCAAATCACAGATCGCCTACGCTAAGACCACATTGAATATCGTAAATGTCCAGACATCTGAAGTCGTGTATTCCGTGCAGGGGGCTGGTGAATATGCGTTGTCCAATCGTGAGATTGTCGGGTTTGGCGGTACAGCCAGTTATGACTCGACGCTGAATGGCAAAGTACTGGATTTGGCGATTCGTGAAGCGGTTAACAACCTGGTTGCAGGTATTGAGAGCGGCGCATGGCGTCCATCAAATTAA
- a CDS encoding NCS2 family permease has protein sequence MDKSQTGSAVGVGLLERMFKLQQHGTTARTEIIAGFTTFLTMVYIVFVNPQILGVAGMDTQAVFVTTCLIAAFGSIFMGMLANLPVALAPAMGLNAFFAFVVVGTMGLPWQVAMGAVFWGAIGFLLLTIFQVRYWMVANIPQSLRLGIASGIGLFIAMIGLKNAGIIVPNPETIVAVGKLMSHRVLLGVLGFFIIVVLASRNIHAAVLISIAVTTMLGLALGDVNYTGIFSVPPSVNNVVGQVDLAGSLNLGLSGVIFSFMLVNLFDSSGTLIGVTDKAGLTDARGKFPNMKRALYVDSISSVVGAFIGTSSVTAYVESSSGVSIGGRTGLTAVVVGLLFLLVMFLSPLAGMVPAYAAAGALIYVGVLMTSSLARVRWDDLTDAVPAFVTAVMMPFSFSITEGIALGFISYAVMKAATGRWREISPCVMVVAALFLLKIVFIDAH, from the coding sequence ATGGATAAATCGCAGACGGGCTCTGCCGTTGGGGTAGGGCTGTTGGAGCGCATGTTCAAATTGCAACAACACGGCACTACGGCACGCACGGAAATCATTGCGGGGTTTACTACCTTTTTGACAATGGTCTACATCGTATTTGTTAACCCGCAAATTCTGGGCGTGGCCGGTATGGACACGCAAGCCGTGTTTGTCACTACCTGCCTGATTGCTGCATTTGGCAGTATTTTCATGGGGATGCTGGCTAACCTTCCGGTCGCGTTGGCGCCGGCGATGGGGCTGAACGCTTTCTTTGCGTTTGTGGTGGTCGGTACGATGGGGCTGCCGTGGCAGGTGGCGATGGGCGCTGTGTTCTGGGGGGCGATCGGTTTCCTGTTGCTGACGATTTTCCAGGTGCGTTACTGGATGGTAGCCAATATCCCGCAGAGCCTGCGTCTGGGGATCGCCAGCGGTATCGGTCTGTTTATTGCGATGATCGGCCTGAAAAATGCCGGCATTATCGTTCCTAATCCGGAAACCATTGTGGCGGTGGGGAAACTGATGTCTCATCGCGTATTGCTGGGTGTGTTGGGTTTTTTCATCATTGTGGTGTTGGCGTCCCGTAATATTCATGCAGCCGTACTGATCTCCATTGCCGTTACCACCATGCTGGGTCTGGCGCTGGGCGATGTGAACTATACCGGGATCTTCTCGGTACCACCGAGCGTCAACAACGTGGTGGGTCAGGTGGATTTGGCGGGCTCTCTAAATCTGGGGCTGTCCGGTGTGATTTTTTCCTTCATGCTGGTTAATTTGTTCGATTCCTCCGGTACGTTGATCGGCGTCACCGATAAAGCGGGTCTTACTGACGCTCGCGGCAAATTCCCGAACATGAAGCGGGCGCTGTATGTCGACAGCATCAGCTCTGTCGTTGGCGCTTTCATCGGCACCTCTTCCGTTACAGCCTATGTCGAAAGTTCGTCCGGCGTGTCCATCGGCGGGCGCACCGGCCTGACCGCAGTCGTCGTCGGGCTGCTGTTTTTGCTGGTGATGTTCCTGTCGCCGCTGGCGGGAATGGTTCCGGCTTATGCCGCCGCCGGCGCGTTAATCTATGTGGGGGTGCTGATGACGTCCAGCCTGGCGCGTGTGCGTTGGGACGATCTGACCGACGCCGTACCGGCGTTTGTAACCGCCGTTATGATGCCGTTCAGCTTTTCCATTACCGAAGGGATTGCGCTGGGCTTTATCTCTTATGCGGTAATGAAGGCGGCAACCGGACGCTGGCGTGAAATCAGCCCGTGCGTCATGGTGGTCGCCGCATTATTCCTGCTGAAAATCGTTTTTATCGACGCGCACTGA
- the yieH gene encoding 6-phosphogluconate phosphatase, producing the protein MSHIECVFFDCDGTLVDSEVICCQAYVNIFIPHGIELPLTDVIKEFKGMKLYDIIDRVSARFGLNASVEQLERHFRQEVARLFEESLEPIPGVRQVLEKLQVPTAVVSNGPVSKMQHSLGLTGLLSFFEDRLYSGYDIRKWKPDPTLLYHAAQAMGVTTENCILVEDSVSGTQAGIAAGIPVFYYCADEHNAPIHHPLVTMFDDMHQLPTLWQERGWRITAN; encoded by the coding sequence ATGTCCCACATTGAGTGCGTTTTTTTCGACTGCGACGGTACGCTGGTCGATAGCGAAGTGATTTGCTGTCAGGCATACGTGAATATCTTTATTCCACATGGCATCGAGCTGCCGCTGACGGACGTCATCAAAGAATTCAAGGGAATGAAACTGTATGACATCATCGATCGCGTCAGCGCCCGCTTCGGTCTGAACGCCTCGGTAGAACAACTGGAGCGTCATTTCCGGCAGGAGGTGGCCCGTTTATTCGAAGAATCGCTCGAACCGATCCCCGGCGTGCGCCAGGTATTGGAAAAATTGCAGGTGCCGACGGCGGTGGTATCCAACGGGCCGGTAAGCAAAATGCAGCACTCTCTCGGGCTGACCGGTCTGCTGAGCTTTTTCGAAGACCGGCTATACAGCGGTTACGATATTCGTAAATGGAAGCCCGACCCGACATTGCTGTACCACGCAGCGCAAGCGATGGGCGTAACAACCGAAAACTGTATTTTGGTGGAAGACTCGGTATCCGGCACCCAGGCGGGCATCGCCGCCGGCATCCCGGTGTTTTATTACTGTGCTGATGAACACAATGCCCCCATTCATCACCCGCTAGTAACCATGTTTGACGATATGCACCAGCTTCCGACGCTCTGGCAAGAAAGGGGCTGGCGCATTACCGCGAACTGA